A single Thermus hydrothermalis DNA region contains:
- a CDS encoding MFS transporter — protein MVHDPRQLERERPDRLRVLWLSTLAFTLMFAVWLMFGVLGVPIRKEFGLSDVELSWLSAVAILNGSLWRLLAGILADRYGGRLVFTLMLFFTAIPAYLVSRAGSYQELLLYAFLVGFAGNSFSVGIAWNSAWFPKEQQGFALGLFGAGNVGASVTKFIGPALIASIPPAGYLGGLIPGGWRFIPFLYAILLVLMGFVLWFGTPRKDKRPGQGRPFLEMLRPLKYVRVWRFSLYYVVVFGAYVALSAWLPKYYVDVFGLPLHEAALLTALFIFPASLLRPVGGYFSDRLGARRVMYWTFGIILFASGILMMPEGHIVLYTKGGTKEVMQFTMNVWLFTLLVFLIGVGMGIGKAAVYKHIPTYFPQDVGAVGGLVGMLGALGGFFLPPLFAYAQAWTGLPQMTFFVLFVLTAIAFLWMHFTVIQLLQEEAKHLRHEFEMKGDR, from the coding sequence ATGGTCCACGACCCTAGGCAACTGGAAAGGGAAAGGCCAGATCGGCTTCGCGTCCTCTGGCTTTCTACCCTAGCCTTCACCCTGATGTTCGCTGTCTGGCTCATGTTCGGGGTGCTGGGCGTGCCCATCCGCAAGGAGTTTGGCCTCTCGGACGTGGAGCTTTCCTGGCTTTCTGCGGTGGCCATCCTGAACGGCTCCTTGTGGCGGCTTCTGGCAGGCATCCTCGCCGACCGCTACGGGGGAAGGCTGGTCTTTACCCTAATGCTTTTCTTCACCGCCATCCCCGCCTACTTGGTGTCCCGTGCCGGAAGCTACCAGGAGCTTCTCCTTTACGCCTTCTTGGTGGGTTTTGCCGGCAATAGCTTTAGCGTGGGCATCGCCTGGAATTCCGCCTGGTTCCCCAAGGAGCAACAGGGCTTTGCCCTTGGCCTTTTCGGGGCGGGGAACGTGGGGGCCAGCGTCACCAAGTTCATCGGCCCGGCCCTCATCGCCAGCATCCCGCCTGCGGGATATCTGGGGGGGCTTATCCCCGGGGGTTGGCGCTTTATCCCCTTCCTCTACGCCATCCTTCTAGTGCTCATGGGCTTTGTCCTCTGGTTCGGCACCCCCAGGAAAGACAAGCGCCCCGGGCAGGGGCGTCCCTTCCTGGAGATGCTTAGGCCCCTCAAGTACGTGCGGGTCTGGCGCTTCAGCCTCTACTACGTGGTGGTCTTCGGCGCCTACGTGGCCTTGTCCGCTTGGCTTCCCAAGTACTACGTGGATGTCTTTGGCCTGCCTTTGCACGAGGCAGCGCTCCTCACCGCCCTTTTCATCTTCCCGGCAAGCCTCCTCCGCCCCGTGGGCGGGTACTTCTCGGACCGCCTAGGGGCTCGGCGGGTCATGTACTGGACCTTCGGCATCATCCTCTTCGCCTCGGGCATCCTCATGATGCCCGAGGGGCACATCGTCCTCTATACCAAGGGGGGGACCAAGGAGGTCATGCAGTTTACCATGAACGTCTGGCTTTTCACCCTTCTCGTCTTCCTCATCGGGGTGGGGATGGGCATCGGCAAGGCGGCGGTGTACAAGCACATCCCCACCTACTTTCCCCAGGACGTGGGCGCGGTGGGAGGGTTGGTGGGAATGCTGGGGGCATTGGGAGGTTTCTTCCTCCCGCCCCTTTTCGCCTACGCCCAGGCTTGGACGGGCTTGCCCCAGATGACCTTCTTCGTGCTCTTCGTTCTCACCGCCATCGCCTTCCTTTGGATGCACTTCACGGTGATCCAGCTTCTCCAAGAGGAGGCCAAGCACCTGCGGCACGAGTTTGAGATGAAAGGAGACCGGTAA
- a CDS encoding DUF2249 domain-containing protein, producing MELDVRPIPPRERHPRIFGVFDSLEPGESFVLVNSKLALMHPGDSYARGTT from the coding sequence ATGGAGCTGGACGTTCGTCCCATACCCCCAAGAGAGCGGCACCCACGGATCTTTGGCGTCTTTGACAGCTTGGAGCCGGGGGAGAGTTTCGTCTTGGTCAACTCAAAACTTGCACTTATGCACCCTGGGGATAGTTATGCTCGGGGGACCACTT
- a CDS encoding MFS transporter, whose amino-acid sequence MTKSTKGTWITDWNPEDPKRWDPALAWRTLWITTFNLTLSFITWYVVSALVVRLPKSGFPLDTTQLFWLTAMPGLAGGTLRIVWTFLPPILGTRHLVTFSTLLLLVPLLGWGFAVQNPNTPYWVLLLLAFLAGVGGGNFSGFMPSTSYFFPKRLQGTALGLQAGIGNFGVSVVQFVTPWIIGFALFGSLLGAPQTFTPKPGLSQPIWLQNATFVWIPFVLVGAWLAWTFLRSVPVRANFREQFDIFRDKHTWIMTSLYIMTFGSFSGFSAIFPLLIREVYGKFDGAPDPLRYAFLGPLVGSLARVLAGPITDRFGGAIVTQVSAMGILVSALLVTLFTRPTSLEQFPFFVLAMLLVFFFSGVGNASTFKQMPMIFPPRQAGGVIGWTAAIAAYGPFIFSTLAAYTQKATGGFTAFFYGLMVFYALNLFLNWYYYARRGAEKPC is encoded by the coding sequence ATGACCAAGAGCACCAAGGGTACGTGGATTACGGATTGGAACCCAGAAGACCCTAAGCGCTGGGACCCTGCCTTGGCCTGGCGCACCCTTTGGATTACCACCTTTAACCTCACCCTCTCCTTCATCACCTGGTATGTGGTGAGCGCCCTGGTGGTGCGCCTGCCCAAGTCCGGCTTCCCCTTGGACACGACCCAGCTTTTCTGGCTCACCGCCATGCCGGGGTTAGCGGGGGGGACGTTGCGCATCGTTTGGACCTTCCTGCCGCCTATCTTGGGCACCCGGCATCTCGTGACCTTTTCCACCTTGCTCCTCCTTGTGCCGCTATTGGGCTGGGGCTTCGCCGTGCAGAACCCCAATACGCCCTACTGGGTTCTCCTCCTGCTGGCCTTCTTGGCCGGCGTGGGCGGGGGAAACTTTTCCGGCTTCATGCCCTCCACCAGCTACTTCTTTCCCAAGCGCCTGCAGGGAACGGCCTTGGGCTTGCAGGCGGGGATCGGCAACTTTGGGGTTTCCGTGGTGCAGTTTGTAACCCCTTGGATCATCGGTTTTGCCCTCTTCGGCTCCTTGTTGGGCGCTCCGCAAACCTTTACCCCCAAGCCCGGTCTCAGCCAGCCCATCTGGCTGCAAAACGCCACGTTTGTCTGGATTCCCTTTGTTTTGGTGGGGGCCTGGCTCGCATGGACCTTTTTGCGGAGCGTTCCGGTACGGGCCAACTTCCGCGAGCAGTTTGACATCTTCCGCGACAAGCACACCTGGATCATGACCAGCCTCTACATCATGACCTTCGGCTCCTTTTCGGGCTTTTCCGCCATCTTCCCCTTGCTCATCCGGGAGGTCTACGGGAAGTTCGATGGCGCCCCCGATCCCTTGCGCTATGCCTTCCTTGGTCCCCTGGTGGGTTCCTTGGCCCGGGTGTTGGCCGGGCCCATTACCGACCGCTTCGGCGGGGCCATTGTGACCCAGGTGTCCGCCATGGGTATCCTCGTTTCGGCCCTCTTGGTCACCCTCTTCACCCGGCCCACTTCATTGGAACAATTCCCCTTCTTTGTGCTGGCCATGCTCCTGGTTTTCTTCTTTAGCGGGGTGGGCAATGCCAGCACCTTCAAACAGATGCCCATGATCTTCCCCCCGAGGCAGGCGGGTGGGGTGATCGGCTGGACGGCGGCCATCGCCGCTTATGGGCCCTTTATCTTCTCCACCCTGGCCGCCTACACCCAAAAGGCCACGGGGGGCTTTACCGCCTTCTTCTACGGCCTCATGGTCTTCTACGCCCTGAACCTCTTCCTGAACTGGTACTACTACGCCCGTAGGGGGGCGGAGAAGCCCTGTTGA
- a CDS encoding nitrate reductase molybdenum cofactor assembly chaperone, whose translation MPNPILLETLALALDYPVPGRLEELWRRWIECPRSPAKQRLERFLRQVEDLSLGEWEELYTRTLDLTPTTAPYVGYAAYGESYLRGELLAALARAYRELGLDPGSELPDHLANVLRYLARCQAPLPELLEILPKALSEMQRTLKTLDAKNPYLLLLEAVQDALQEVLTRR comes from the coding sequence ATGCCGAACCCCATCCTGTTGGAAACCTTGGCTCTGGCCTTGGACTACCCGGTGCCGGGACGGCTTGAGGAGCTTTGGCGCCGGTGGATTGAGTGCCCCAGGAGCCCAGCCAAGCAGCGGTTGGAGCGCTTCTTGCGGCAGGTGGAGGACCTTTCCTTGGGCGAGTGGGAGGAGCTCTACACCCGTACCCTGGACCTTACCCCCACCACCGCTCCCTATGTGGGCTACGCCGCTTACGGGGAAAGCTACCTTCGGGGCGAGCTCTTGGCGGCTTTGGCGCGGGCTTATCGGGAGCTTGGCCTTGACCCAGGGAGCGAGCTTCCCGACCACCTGGCGAACGTCCTCCGCTACCTGGCCCGTTGCCAGGCGCCCTTGCCTGAGCTTTTGGAAATCCTGCCCAAAGCGCTTTCCGAGATGCAACGCACCCTGAAGACCCTGGACGCCAAGAACCCCTACCTTCTGCTCCTCGAGGCCGTCCAGGATGCTTTGCAAGAGGTCTTGACAAGGAGGTGA
- the narH gene encoding nitrate reductase subunit beta, translating to MKVRAHMSMLFHLDKCIGCHTCSIACKNLWTDRKGAEYMWWNNVETRPGAGYPTGWEDQDRFKGGWAYKDGHLDLRLHSRAQGLFRLFFNPALPSLDDYYEPYTFRYSDLFTAPETEYQPTAIPVSMITGEPMTPEAGPNWDDDLGGSPLYAQNDPNLKVLDPEVRAQLQEIEGVVFQYLPRICNHCLNPACVAACPSGAIYKRAEDGVVLVNENKCKAWRMCVAACPYKKVYYNWATGKSEKCILCFPRLETGQAPACAHSCVGRIRYMGVLLYDADRIPEAAMVPDEELVASQLSLILDPFDPEVIAAAQAEGIDEGWIKAAQNSPIYKFVKVWRLALPLHPEYRTLAMMFYVPPLSPVVATVEKALRASQGNGGLVRLDLPETDLDFELYASLDRARMPVTYLANLFAGGNEALILPILKKMLAVRILKRQESLEGRPTEKALQVLADAGLSLEEAEAIYRLTTLPTLEERFVLPPYHREMAAEVWNDPLAAKGEAGFGYIQPPVRGE from the coding sequence ATGAAGGTTAGAGCCCACATGTCCATGCTTTTCCACCTGGACAAGTGCATCGGCTGCCACACCTGCTCCATCGCCTGCAAAAACCTCTGGACCGACCGCAAGGGAGCAGAGTACATGTGGTGGAACAACGTGGAAACGCGGCCCGGGGCCGGTTACCCCACGGGCTGGGAGGACCAGGACCGCTTCAAGGGGGGCTGGGCCTACAAGGACGGCCACCTGGACCTTAGGCTCCACTCCCGTGCCCAGGGCCTTTTCCGCCTCTTCTTCAACCCGGCCCTGCCCTCTTTGGACGACTACTACGAGCCCTACACCTTCCGTTATTCCGACCTCTTCACCGCTCCTGAAACCGAGTACCAGCCCACGGCCATTCCCGTGTCCATGATCACCGGGGAGCCCATGACCCCGGAGGCGGGGCCCAATTGGGACGACGACCTGGGGGGAAGCCCCCTCTACGCCCAAAACGACCCCAACCTCAAGGTCCTAGACCCCGAGGTGCGGGCGCAGCTTCAGGAGATTGAGGGGGTGGTCTTCCAGTACCTGCCCCGGATCTGCAACCACTGCCTGAACCCCGCCTGCGTGGCCGCCTGTCCCAGCGGCGCTATCTACAAGCGGGCCGAAGACGGCGTGGTCCTGGTCAACGAGAACAAGTGCAAGGCTTGGCGGATGTGCGTGGCCGCTTGCCCCTACAAGAAGGTCTACTACAACTGGGCCACGGGCAAGAGCGAGAAGTGCATCCTTTGCTTTCCCCGGCTGGAGACCGGCCAGGCCCCGGCCTGCGCCCACTCCTGCGTGGGACGGATCCGCTACATGGGGGTCTTGCTTTACGATGCCGACCGCATCCCCGAGGCGGCCATGGTGCCGGACGAGGAGCTGGTGGCTTCCCAGCTCTCCCTTATCCTGGACCCCTTTGACCCCGAGGTCATCGCCGCCGCCCAGGCCGAAGGAATAGACGAGGGCTGGATCAAGGCGGCCCAGAACTCGCCCATCTACAAGTTCGTTAAGGTCTGGCGGCTCGCTCTCCCCCTCCACCCCGAGTACCGCACCCTGGCCATGATGTTCTACGTTCCTCCCCTCTCCCCGGTGGTGGCCACGGTGGAGAAGGCCCTGCGGGCGAGCCAGGGCAATGGAGGCCTGGTGCGGCTGGACCTGCCCGAAACCGACCTGGACTTTGAGCTATACGCCAGCTTGGACAGGGCCCGCATGCCCGTGACGTACCTGGCGAACCTCTTCGCCGGCGGGAACGAGGCCCTCATTCTGCCCATCCTCAAGAAGATGTTGGCGGTGCGCATCCTCAAGCGGCAGGAGAGCCTCGAGGGCCGCCCCACGGAAAAGGCCCTACAGGTTCTGGCGGACGCGGGGCTTTCCCTAGAGGAGGCCGAGGCCATTTACCGCCTCACCACCTTGCCCACCTTGGAGGAGCGGTTCGTCCTGCCCCCCTACCACCGGGAGATGGCCGCCGAGGTGTGGAACGACCCCCTGGCCGCCAAGGGTGAGGCGGGCTTCGGCTACATCCAGCCGCCCGTGCGGGGGGAGTAG
- the narI gene encoding respiratory nitrate reductase subunit gamma: MNWNTLLFGAFPYIALTLAVVVTAYRMVYRPFSVSAQSSQLLEQKRLFFGSTAMHWGLVIVLLGHLLALFLPKGLLLWNAVPLRLYLLEITGLGLGLWALAGTYVLLARRIAVARVRAASTPMDYLVLVLVFVSALTGVLTALLYRYGSFWFPAVMTPYLWSVFTLQPRPELLVDLPFWTKLHVFNFWLLLALFPFSRLVHIVTVPLGYLVRSWQIVIWVRKLAR, from the coding sequence ATGAACTGGAACACCCTCCTTTTCGGTGCCTTCCCCTACATCGCCCTCACCTTGGCGGTGGTGGTCACCGCCTACCGCATGGTCTACCGGCCCTTTTCCGTTTCCGCCCAGTCTAGCCAGCTTCTTGAGCAAAAACGCCTCTTCTTCGGCTCCACCGCCATGCACTGGGGGCTGGTGATCGTTCTCCTAGGCCATCTCTTGGCCCTCTTCCTCCCCAAGGGGCTTCTCCTTTGGAACGCGGTCCCCTTGCGGCTTTACCTCTTGGAGATAACCGGGCTTGGCCTGGGCCTTTGGGCCTTGGCGGGCACCTACGTCCTCCTTGCTCGCCGCATCGCCGTGGCTCGGGTGCGGGCGGCCTCCACCCCTATGGACTACCTGGTCTTGGTCCTGGTCTTCGTCTCCGCCCTTACCGGGGTGCTCACCGCCCTCCTTTACCGCTACGGGAGCTTCTGGTTCCCTGCGGTGATGACCCCCTACCTGTGGTCCGTCTTCACCCTCCAACCCAGGCCCGAACTCCTTGTGGACCTGCCCTTCTGGACCAAGCTCCACGTGTTCAACTTCTGGCTCCTTTTGGCCCTCTTCCCCTTCTCCCGGCTCGTGCACATCGTCACCGTGCCCCTGGGGTACCTGGTGCGGTCCTGGCAAATCGTGATCTGGGTTAGGAAGCTGGCGAGGTGA